Below is a window of bacterium DNA.
GGATTGAGAGACCGCCGCTTGCGGCAAGCCAAGGAAAGCTTTATGAATTATTCTCCCAACGTCAACATCCTGCGGAAGATCATCATCGCCATCGATGACCTGATGCATTTTTTCGTTGCGTTGATTCTGCTGCTTTGCGTCGCGCTGGTGCTTTTCCGCGCCGCCACGCATCTGCCGGACGCCGAGCTGACGGGCATTCTGCACACGGTCAACGACGTATTGCTGGCCCTCATCTTTCTGGAAATCCTCTGGCCCGTGGTGAGGTTTCTGAGGCGCTCACCCTTTCGCCTCAATCCTTTCCTCTACGTAGGCATCATGTCTTCGACGAGGCGCATCCTCATAATCGAGGCTGAGCATTCGGTGATGAGCAGAGCGGCCGTGGGCGAATTTAACGGACTGAACTGGCAGGTTCCGCTGGAACTCGGCGTCAACGTAGTGGTTATACTTATTCTGGCCGTCGCGCTGAAACTCATCGGCGAAAAACCCGACGAGGGCGGCGGCCACTGATTTTACGGCCAATTTCGGCCGCTTGTTAAGGAGCTATCGATACCGCATGATTCCTCTGGCTAAAGACGCCTGGCCCTTCCTCATCGCGCTCAGCGGCATTTCCGCCGCCGCGTGGTACTTTGACTGGACCCCCGTCGGAATTTTATTTCTGCTGCTTACCGTTTTCGTGGCCTTCTTCTTCCGCGACCCGGAGCGCACCATCCCGCCGGGCGAGGAGTACGCCATCTCCCCCGCCGACGGGCGCGTACAGTTTCTCGAAGATATAGCCCACGACGATTTCATCGGCGGCCCGGCGAAGAAGATCTCGATCTTCCTCTCCGTCTTCAACGTGCATATTAACCGCAGTCCCATCGAGGGCGTCGTGACCTTCAAGGCCTACCGTCCCGGCAAGATGCTCCCCGCCTTCAAGAGCCACGCCTCCGACGAGAACGAGCGGGCGACGCTTGGCATCGAGGGGCCCGCCGGGAAGGTTCTGGTCCACCAGATTACCGGCTTTATCGCCCGCAGAATCGTCTGCAGGCCGGAGGTCGGAGACGGCCTTCGCAAGGGCGAGCGCTTCGGCCTCATAAAGTTCGGCTCCTGCACGGAGCTTATCGTCCCGGCCTCGGCGGAGGTTCTGGTAAAGATCGGAGACAAGGTGGTCGGCGGAGAGACCCTGCTGGCGAAGCTGAAGAAATAACGCCGGTCAACTGGCAATAAAAAACGGCCCCGCGCTTATCGCCGGGGCCGTTTTGATTTTCTTTTGGTAATTTTCAAATCTCGTAGGTGAGCCTGGCGCTTGAGGCTCTTTCCAGCCCCTTCCGCTCCGCCTTGAGGCACAGGTCCTCTATGGAGGTCTCTTTCAGGATGGAGGAGATTTTCTCCCCTATTTCCTTCCAGAAGAAGCGGGCTACGCATTCGCCCTGCATCCCGCAGCCGGACTCCGGCTCATCTTCGCCCGAGACGCAAAGAACCAGTTCGATAGGGCCTTCCACGCAGGCGATTATGTCGTAAAGGCTTATCTCCTTCGGTGATTTCAGGAGGCGGTAGCCGCCCGCCGGACCCCTTTTGGAGGTGATTACCCCCGAATTCCTGAGTTTCAGGAATATCTGCTCCAGAAAGCGCTGGCTTATCTTCTGCCGCCCGGCCACCTCTTCCGCCGTGGCGGACCCTCCCCCGGTGTGATAGGCGAGGTCGAAGACGGCCCGTATCGCATAATCGCTCCTCGCGGTAATCCTCATAGTTCGCCGGTCACCCGTTCGCGGCGGCCTTTAGCGCGTTGTCAATGTCGGCCAGTATGTCCTCCACGTCCTCTATTCCCACGGAGAGGCGTATGTAATCCTCGGTGACGCCGGTGGCCTCCTGCTGCTCGCGGGTGAGTTGCTGATGGGTGGTGGAGGCGGGGTGGATGACGAGGCTCTTGGCGTCGCCTATGTTGGCGAGGTGGGAGAGAAGCTTGACGGAATTGATGAACTTCTTCCCCGCTTCGAGACCGCCCTTTATGCCGAAACCGACTATCGCGCCGTAGCCGTTTTTCAGGTATCTGCCCGCGACGGAGTGGCCCGGGTTATTGGGGAGGCCGGGGTAGTTGACCCAACTCACCAGCGGGTGGCTTTCAAGGAATTTGGCCACCGCGAGAGCGTTCTCGGAGTGGGTTTTCTGGCGAAGGTGGAGGGTTTCGAGCCCCTGGAGGAACTGGAAGGAGTTGAAGGGGCTGATTGCCGCCCCCACGTCGCGCAGCCACTGGACCCTCGCCTTGATGATGAAGGCGACGTTGCCGAGTCCGGGGAAATCCCCGAAGACCTCCCAGTACTTCAGGCCGTGATAGCTCGGGTCGGGCTCGGTGAATTCGGGGAATTTGCCGTTGCCCCAGTTGAACTTGCCGGAATCCACTATTACGCCGCCGATTGAGGTGCCGTGGCCGCCGATGAACTTGGTAGCGGAGGCGACGACTATGTCCGCTCCGAAATCGAAGGGGCGGACCAGACCGACACCGACGGTATTGTCGACGACGAAGGGAATCCCCGCCTCGTGGGCCACCGCCGCTATAGCGGTGAAATCGGGCACGTCGAGCTTGGGGTTGCCGATAGTCTCGGCGTAGATGGCCCGCGTCTTCGGCGTTATCGCCTTCCTGAAAGCCTCCGGATCTTTGGAATCGACAAAGACCACCCTCCTCCCGAGTTTAGGGAAGGTGTTGTTGAAGAGCTGGTAGCTGCCGCCGTAAAGGTTGTTCGCGGCGACGATCTCGTCTCCCACCCGGGTGATGTTCAGGAGGGCGAAGGTCTCCGCCGCCTGCCCGCTCGCCACGGCCAGGGCACCGGTTCCGCCCTCTATCTGGGCTATCCTCTGCTCGAAAACGTCGGTGGTGGGGTTCATCAGGCGAGTATAGATGTTGCCGAACTCCCGCAGGGCGAAGAGATTCGCCGCGTGGTCTGTGGATTTGAAGACGTAGGAGGAGGTCTGGTAGATGGGCACCGCGCGCGCGCCGGTGGTGGGATCGGGGGACTGCCCTCCGTGCACGGCTATGGTTCCAAGGCCCGGACTCTTGCTGGACATCAAAAACTCCTTGTGCAACCGGGGGTTGCAATCTCCTGAAGGGTTTATTCGCTGTATTGTTTACAAAACATATATATCAATTTACCGGATTGTCAAGCCGTTTGTTCATTTTAGTGATGTACAATAAATTTTTATTCTTTACTTGCGTTGTGGTGTTTGTGGCTCGTGCGCTTCAAGGCTTAAGCATACACCGCAGGCTCCGTTTTACTTCCTCTTCCCCTCATAGGCGAGGTCTATTGAAATGGCGTCAGCCATAGAAAATACCGAATGGTAATTTGACTTTATACCCGTTAAAAAGTTCCGGTCGCGGTTTTTGTCCGCGGACGTAGAATTGTAATGAGTGAATCAGGGCTTGTCCGTAAATATTTTATTTACAGATAAGCCCTTAATCCGACCGCAGGAATTTATGGATTCTTTAAAGGCGATTTCCGAAAGCGATCCCCCGGCGACGGGGAAACGGCGCATCGACGAGCTTCTGGAGGAGGTTTCCGAAAACTGCGTAGAGTGCGGCCTTTGCGTTTCGGAATGCTCCTTTCTCGAAGCATACGGAACGCCCCGCTCCATCGCGAAGTCTTACGATCCCTCTTCCTCATCTTCTCATTCCCTCCCCTTCGAGTGCAGCCTCTGTTCACTCTGCACGGCGGTGTGCCCCTACGGGGTCAAGCCGAAGGAACTCTTTCTGGAGATGCGAAGGGAGGCGATAAGGCGGGGGGCCGCGCCGGAAAAACAGCACCGCGCGCTTACCGGCTACGAGAAGGCGGGGACTTCGCGGCTGCTCACCTGGCGCGGATTGCCCGAAGGGTGCGACACCGTCTTTTTCCCCGGCTGCGCCCTCCCCGGCACCCGGCCCGGAACGACCTTCGACACCTTCCGCAAACTCCGGGAGACGATTCCGAGCCTCGGCGTCGTCCTCGACTGCTGCACAAAGCCCTCCCACGACCTCGGCAGGGAGGAATATTTCTCTGCGACGTTCGGGGAACTGAAAGGGTGGCTGCTCGACCGGGGAGTGAAGAGGGTGCTGGTTGCCTGCCCGAACTGCTGGAAGGTCTTTACCGATTACATGCCGGAGGTCGCCGTCGAGACGGTTTACGAAGCTCTTCCCCGCGAGGAAAGAAGCGTTCTTGAGGGCGTGAACGTGACCATTCACGACTCCTGCGTCATGCGCTTCGCCGGGGACGCCCAGAGCGCGGTGCGGGCGCTAGCAGGATCGACGGGAGCAAAAGTTGTCGAGATGGTCCATTCCGGCGAGAAAACCCTCTGCTGCGGCGAGGGCGGGGCTGTCGGCTACGTCGCGCCAAAGCTCGCTTCGACCTGGGGTCTCAAGCGGGCGAAAGAGGCGGGAGAGTTGCCCGTCGTCACTTTCTGCGCTGGCTGCGCGAACCACCTCTCCTCCCGGATTAAGGTCTGCCACGTGCTCGATCTCATCTCAGGGCCGAAAGAGACGCTCGAAGGCAAGGTCCGCGTCGGCAAAAGCCCCTTCACCTACCTGAACCGCCTGAGGCTGAAGGCGCGCTTCAAAAAAGAGGTGAAGACCGCGCACTCCGGCGAGCGCCCTCCCCTGCCCGGAACCTCCGGGAGCAAGCTGAAACTGCTTCTCGGCGTAGCGGCGCTCGTGGCTCTGGTAATCGGCGTCCGAGCCTCGGGGCTCGGCCAGTACCTGGAGCAGGAGCGGCTTCGCGAGCTCATCGCCGGTTTCGGCGTCTGGGCTCCAGCCCTCTACATGCTCTTTTACACCCTCGCCCCCTCGCTCTTTTTACCCGGCCTTCCCATAACCATCGTAGGCGGCATACTCTTCGGGCCGGTGTGGGGCGTAATCTACACCATCACCAGCGCCACCGCCGGTGCCTGCCTCGCCTTTCTCGTCTCGCGCTACCTCGCGAGGGACTGGGTAGAGGCGCGGCTCACGGGGCCTCGCTGGCGAAAACTCGACGAGGAGGTGGCTAAAAACGGCTGGAAGGTGGTCGCTTTCACCCGGCTCGTCCCCCTTTTCCCCTTCAACCTTCTCAACTACGCCCTCGGGCTCACAAAAATCGGCTTTCTTCCCTACGCGGCCGCCTCCTTTGTCTGCATGCTGCCCGCGACCATAGCCTACATAGTCTTTTCAAGCTCGCTTCTGGACCTTTTGCGCGGAAAAGCGAGCCTGGGCCTTATAGCGGGAATAGCACTCGTCGCGGCGGTCTCCTTCCTTCCCGCCATCGTAAAGAAATTTTTACGGCGCAAGGGTGCGGACGAAACGATTTTAAAGTGATTTTAAGGGCGAATTTATTGACCCAAACACGGAGAAAGACATGAAAACTGGAGTTAAAACCCTGACCTTGTCCCTGCTTGCCGGACTGCTGCTGGCAGCGCCCGCCCTTTGCGCCGATACCGGGCGCGTAGTCGAGGCAAAAGGCCACAAGATGATCGTCGATACGGTCAGCCGCGAGCTTCGCCTCTCCGCCGAGGTCACCAGAAACGACTCCAAGGCGGGCGTCGGCGACTGGGGAAAGCGAGGGGCCGCCTGGTTCGGCTGCGCCGAGGGAAACAAGAAGGATTTCTTCATCTTCACCACCAACATCGACAGGCCCTCCCTCCTCAGGGGACTTACCGACATCGGCCTCGTCAGCCGCCGCCAGATTACCGCCGAGGAGGCGAAGGAGCGCACCGGGCTCCGGGGCGAGACGAAGGTGGAGGATTATCAGGACGGAGACCCCCTGATCATCGCGATCCGCTTTGAGAAGGACGGAAAGCTTGTCCAGCGCGCCATCGAGGATTTCATACAGGAAAAAATTTACGTGCAGGGCAAAGACGTCATCAAGCCCTACACTCCCCACTGGATCTTCCACGGCACCGGAGAGAAAACCAACAGCGGAACAGGCTGCGTCTCCTGCCCCGAGGACTGCTACGGCGGCATAATCGCCGACAACTCCGTCCCCGTCCTCTCCCTGGAGTCCTACTACAAGGTCAACTGGGACCTGATGCCGCCCGTCGGCTCAAAGGTGGAGGTAGTGATAAAGTCGATCTACGGACCCGATCCCCTTTCCTCGCTGAAGTAATTGAATACATCGACAAAAAAGAGGTTCGGGAGCGCCCCGCGTTCCTGAACCTCGCCCACCCTGTCAGTTCTTCACAATCATCAGCCTGTCGAACCGGACGTTGCCGAGGCTCTTTAAGATGCTGGCCTTTACTCCGGGGTTTTCTCTCTCCAGCCTCCCGATTAAGGCCTTTACCCGCTGGCGCTCGGTGTGGACGCAAGACGCCAGCACGCAGCCGCAGGAAACCACCGGGAAGCTCTTCTCCATCGCCAGCTCCGCGAGGTCGTCCTCCCGGCAGTAGACAAGCGGGCGGATTACGACGTTTCTTCCGTCGTCGGCCCAAAGCACCGGCGGCATCGACTTGATCTCCCCGGTGAAGAACTGGGCCAGAAGAAGGGTTTCGATGAGATCGTCGGCGTGGTGGCCGAGGGCGATTTTGTCGTACCCTTCCCGCTCCGCCACTCCGTAGAGAATCCCCCTTCTCAGCCGCGAGCAGAAGGCGCAGTAGCTGGTTCCGGGGGCGCGCTTCTCCTCGATTATCTCGTACATGTTCGAGGGCTCGGTAAAGTGCGCGTACCCGCGCTCGCGGCACCAGCTTTCCACCGGGGATGGGTCGAAATCCGGGTAGCCGGGGTCCACCGTCACCGCGCCTATCCCGAAATCGTTCCCCCTCTCGCTTCGCAAAAGGTGAAGGAGGTGAAGAAGCGCCCAGGAATCCTTGCCGCCCGAGAGCCCCACCAGGATCCGCTCACCCTTCCGGATCATGGAAAAATCCTCGATGGCGCGCCTCATCTGAGAAAGCAGCTTCTTTTCCGTGGTGTTGGCCAATTTTCACCGCCCTTGAAATTTTCAGGCCTTCGCTGGACAGTCCGAAAGTCCGTACTACATTATTTGTCTGACAAAGCTTTTACATGAAAGGAGCCGGTTATGAGAAGAATGATATCCGTTTTTGCGCTTTTGGCCCTGTCAATCTGCTTCGCCG
It encodes the following:
- a CDS encoding phosphatidylserine decarboxylase family protein, encoding MIPLAKDAWPFLIALSGISAAAWYFDWTPVGILFLLLTVFVAFFFRDPERTIPPGEEYAISPADGRVQFLEDIAHDDFIGGPAKKISIFLSVFNVHINRSPIEGVVTFKAYRPGKMLPAFKSHASDENERATLGIEGPAGKVLVHQITGFIARRIVCRPEVGDGLRKGERFGLIKFGSCTELIVPASAEVLVKIGDKVVGGETLLAKLKK
- a CDS encoding Rrf2 family transcriptional regulator, which produces MRITARSDYAIRAVFDLAYHTGGGSATAEEVAGRQKISQRFLEQIFLKLRNSGVITSKRGPAGGYRLLKSPKEISLYDIIACVEGPIELVLCVSGEDEPESGCGMQGECVARFFWKEIGEKISSILKETSIEDLCLKAERKGLERASSARLTYEI
- a CDS encoding O-acetylhomoserine aminocarboxypropyltransferase/cysteine synthase, encoding MSSKSPGLGTIAVHGGQSPDPTTGARAVPIYQTSSYVFKSTDHAANLFALREFGNIYTRLMNPTTDVFEQRIAQIEGGTGALAVASGQAAETFALLNITRVGDEIVAANNLYGGSYQLFNNTFPKLGRRVVFVDSKDPEAFRKAITPKTRAIYAETIGNPKLDVPDFTAIAAVAHEAGIPFVVDNTVGVGLVRPFDFGADIVVASATKFIGGHGTSIGGVIVDSGKFNWGNGKFPEFTEPDPSYHGLKYWEVFGDFPGLGNVAFIIKARVQWLRDVGAAISPFNSFQFLQGLETLHLRQKTHSENALAVAKFLESHPLVSWVNYPGLPNNPGHSVAGRYLKNGYGAIVGFGIKGGLEAGKKFINSVKLLSHLANIGDAKSLVIHPASTTHQQLTREQQEATGVTEDYIRLSVGIEDVEDILADIDNALKAAANG
- the ttcA gene encoding tRNA 2-thiocytidine(32) synthetase TtcA; translated protein: MANTTEKKLLSQMRRAIEDFSMIRKGERILVGLSGGKDSWALLHLLHLLRSERGNDFGIGAVTVDPGYPDFDPSPVESWCRERGYAHFTEPSNMYEIIEEKRAPGTSYCAFCSRLRRGILYGVAEREGYDKIALGHHADDLIETLLLAQFFTGEIKSMPPVLWADDGRNVVIRPLVYCREDDLAELAMEKSFPVVSCGCVLASCVHTERQRVKALIGRLERENPGVKASILKSLGNVRFDRLMIVKN